One Paenibacillus crassostreae DNA segment encodes these proteins:
- a CDS encoding ABC transporter substrate-binding protein, translating to MKRVKHWTALILIIMLVASLAACGGNGNNNTKNNAAAPEKTESTETKNTDEATEPAEKVELSFWSLGTTNYEDLAKKYTEENPNITIKFQNTSDQTAHHNNLTTALSADSGAPDIFMLEIGFMERFINAQDKFQNLNDFGAKDIAGNYLDWKWKQASSVDGSFQLGLPTDIGPTVAYYRVDLAEQAGLPVDPEGFGAQIDTWDKFATVAKDFTAKTGKPFADLTDLVYNALRDQSADQIYFNKEDGSFIGDTNPQVKKAYDFTVQGIQEGWIGNTLLWSPEWGQAMNDGGFGVILGPAWMAGNIKSNAPDSTGKWKIAQLPEGAGNWGGSFLTIPKEGKHPQEAYDFISWLDSQESQLESFKASGLMPSIPALYEDAAFTGFQDEFFGGQATAVEYGKAAERVKPVYYGPLHDQTDTFFKDALKNVLEKKADPTEEWDAAVKKAKTLAERS from the coding sequence ATGAAAAGAGTTAAACATTGGACAGCATTGATTCTTATAATCATGTTAGTCGCATCGTTGGCAGCTTGTGGAGGGAATGGCAACAATAATACTAAAAATAATGCTGCTGCTCCTGAAAAAACTGAATCAACAGAAACAAAGAATACTGATGAAGCTACTGAACCTGCGGAAAAGGTTGAGCTTTCATTCTGGTCACTAGGAACAACAAATTATGAAGATCTTGCTAAGAAGTATACAGAAGAAAATCCAAACATTACGATTAAGTTTCAGAATACATCTGACCAAACCGCACATCATAATAATTTGACAACTGCGTTGTCAGCGGATTCAGGTGCTCCAGACATCTTCATGCTTGAAATCGGTTTCATGGAGCGTTTCATTAATGCTCAAGATAAATTTCAGAACTTAAATGATTTTGGTGCTAAGGATATTGCCGGCAATTACTTAGACTGGAAATGGAAACAAGCATCTTCCGTTGATGGAAGTTTCCAACTTGGTCTTCCTACAGATATTGGACCAACAGTTGCTTATTATCGTGTAGATCTAGCTGAGCAAGCAGGGCTACCTGTTGATCCTGAGGGATTCGGAGCTCAAATCGATACATGGGATAAATTCGCAACAGTAGCAAAGGATTTCACAGCAAAAACAGGCAAACCATTTGCAGATTTAACAGATCTTGTGTACAACGCTCTTCGTGATCAATCTGCAGACCAAATTTACTTTAATAAAGAAGATGGATCTTTTATTGGAGATACCAATCCACAAGTGAAGAAAGCTTATGATTTCACAGTTCAGGGTATCCAAGAAGGATGGATTGGCAATACACTGCTATGGTCTCCTGAATGGGGTCAAGCAATGAATGATGGAGGATTTGGTGTAATCCTAGGGCCAGCATGGATGGCAGGAAACATTAAGAGTAATGCTCCAGACTCAACTGGTAAATGGAAAATTGCTCAACTTCCAGAGGGTGCTGGTAACTGGGGTGGATCATTCCTAACCATACCTAAAGAAGGTAAGCATCCACAAGAAGCTTATGACTTTATTTCTTGGTTAGATAGTCAAGAAAGCCAACTAGAATCCTTTAAAGCTAGTGGTCTAATGCCTTCAATTCCTGCTTTGTATGAAGATGCGGCATTTACAGGATTCCAAGATGAGTTCTTTGGAGGTCAAGCAACAGCAGTTGAATATGGTAAAGCGGCAGAACGCGTAAAACCTGTTTATTACGGACCATTACATGACCAAACAGATACATTCTTCAAAGATGCACTTAAAAATGTATTAGAGAAGAAAGCAGATCCAACTGAAGAATGGGATGCTGCAGTTAAGAAAGCGAAGACATTAGCGGAACGTAGCTAG
- a CDS encoding carbohydrate ABC transporter permease, whose amino-acid sequence MAEPITVRPSVSVKKPFLTEKRRSNITAYTFIAPFFIIFSIFGLYPIVFTIYLSFFKWDALGPMKYVGLKNYDLIISDPTFWISFSNTLIMGVMGTIPQLIVALFVAIMLNSALTKFKKTFRILYFMPNITSIVAVTLVFSTMFGNNGMINWILNGLGLENVAFNSGWWGVKIAISTMVMWRWTGYNAIIFLSGLQSIPIDLYEAAKIDGANRKQQLMYITLPLLKPFIIFVTLLSTIGALQLFTEPYVFLGQSGTGSTREEGVTMVTYLYSEAFRNGFFGTAAATAVMLLLITIVFSVLNMIISNRLGGDSKGGKA is encoded by the coding sequence ATGGCAGAACCGATTACAGTTCGCCCATCTGTTAGCGTTAAGAAGCCTTTTCTGACGGAAAAACGACGTAGCAATATTACGGCCTATACATTTATAGCCCCATTTTTTATTATATTCTCTATATTTGGGCTTTATCCGATCGTATTCACTATCTATCTATCGTTTTTTAAGTGGGACGCATTGGGTCCAATGAAATATGTTGGGCTTAAAAATTATGATCTTATCATTAGTGATCCTACCTTCTGGATCTCATTTAGCAATACGCTTATTATGGGCGTCATGGGGACGATTCCCCAGTTAATCGTAGCATTATTTGTAGCGATTATGCTTAACTCAGCTCTGACCAAATTCAAGAAAACCTTTCGTATTCTTTATTTCATGCCCAATATTACGTCAATCGTAGCGGTAACACTCGTTTTTAGTACGATGTTCGGAAATAATGGGATGATTAATTGGATCCTTAATGGATTGGGATTAGAGAATGTGGCATTTAACTCGGGATGGTGGGGTGTTAAAATTGCTATTTCTACGATGGTAATGTGGCGTTGGACAGGGTATAATGCCATTATTTTTCTATCAGGTCTGCAAAGCATTCCGATAGACTTATATGAGGCTGCTAAAATTGATGGTGCGAATAGAAAGCAACAATTGATGTATATCACTTTACCATTGTTAAAGCCTTTTATTATCTTCGTAACTTTATTATCAACGATAGGAGCACTTCAATTATTTACGGAGCCATACGTATTCCTCGGACAATCAGGAACTGGTTCTACTCGCGAAGAAGGGGTTACGATGGTTACTTATCTATACAGTGAAGCCTTCCGTAACGGTTTCTTTGGTACAGCAGCTGCAACAGCAGTTATGTTGCTCCTAATCACCATCGTTTTCTCTGTCCTGAATATGATCATATCTAATCGTTTAGGTGGAGATTCAAAAGGAGGTAAAGCATGA
- a CDS encoding carbohydrate ABC transporter permease, which produces MSTMNTSSTKLGNPGLFSKILYYVLLIVGALVSVFPFYWMFVIATNDRGAVFNIPPLLTIGDQFFNNFERVLEKSDFFQALGNSLFVSSMVTISVVFFCTLAGYAFAKYEFPLKNILFVCVIATLFVPTQLSVLPTYIIMAKLHWIDTYRALIVPAMVNAFGIFWMRQYISTSVHSELIEAGRIDGAGHFRVFWNIAIPVITPAMATLGILNFMNVWNDFFWPLVVLKNKEHYTIQIALQQLFSNRDGLDYGMIMSATFTATIPLLIVFLFFSRYFIAGLTSGAIKS; this is translated from the coding sequence ATGAGCACAATGAATACATCTTCGACCAAACTAGGCAACCCAGGATTATTTAGTAAAATATTATATTATGTATTACTAATAGTAGGGGCTCTGGTATCCGTTTTTCCATTTTATTGGATGTTTGTAATTGCTACGAATGATCGTGGAGCTGTTTTTAACATACCTCCTTTACTAACAATTGGTGATCAATTTTTTAATAACTTTGAACGTGTATTGGAGAAATCAGATTTCTTCCAAGCTTTAGGTAATTCGTTATTTGTTTCTTCGATGGTTACGATTTCTGTTGTATTCTTTTGTACTCTAGCTGGATATGCGTTTGCTAAGTATGAGTTTCCCCTCAAGAATATTCTATTCGTTTGTGTTATTGCGACCTTGTTTGTACCAACTCAATTGAGTGTACTTCCAACGTACATTATCATGGCTAAGCTACATTGGATTGATACTTACAGAGCGCTTATCGTACCAGCAATGGTTAATGCATTTGGTATATTCTGGATGAGGCAGTATATATCCACTTCAGTGCATTCCGAATTGATTGAAGCAGGCCGTATCGATGGGGCGGGACATTTTCGTGTTTTTTGGAACATTGCTATCCCGGTAATTACACCTGCTATGGCTACACTCGGAATACTGAATTTCATGAATGTATGGAATGACTTCTTCTGGCCACTAGTTGTGTTGAAGAATAAAGAACACTATACGATTCAGATCGCATTGCAACAATTATTCTCAAATCGCGATGGTTTGGATTATGGAATGATCATGTCCGCAACCTTTACTGCAACAATCCCACTATTGATAGTATTCCTTTTCTTTAGTAGATACTTTATTGCAGGTCTTACATCAGGGGCGATCAAGAGCTAA
- a CDS encoding cache domain-containing sensor histidine kinase: protein MKLRRKILLAIILLVFIPVIVMGAISYYNFSNAMEKKSSHFYWISLLETDRKLKYALSEITAISNAAITQPLGAIQQSLKQLDMIMTYDRKQEINNTLINHPMISSFSLYSNDRLIYHYNEPLSFDSMKRKVWYESMQKAEGQPVWFGPGENGTSEQGNPVLIHSRVIKDYYSLENIGSLVIYVKPDILDQVFWETATLKSGDILLVNKQGNIVFNKAGGQMGEHIEFPFLASGYSKEKGYYIDDYRDEKSLITFLPSYNEEWYLVAITPMNLIRSESDSIRNVAIMLGLFSLLSAFWFDQFFISKLVRSIISAVNGMKRVQQGVFIPILSHKKSDDERDLLIDGFNRMSTQINELILQVETEQGRKKEAELQALVAQINPHFIYNSLESINSMAILQGNKDISKMVISLGKLLRISINENQELIPIHMELEHVRHYLNIQKFRFEDQFDYSIDFPESMKYFMTQKLIVQPIVENALYHAIEPMESKGYITIQAYESEKDILIDVIDNGPGFDQSTLMNLWNTDSTGQKKYRNNGVGLKNVHERLVIRFGSPYGILICSSPGYGSTIRIRIPKITT, encoded by the coding sequence ATGAAACTCCGTCGTAAAATTTTGCTCGCTATTATTCTTCTTGTGTTTATTCCTGTGATCGTGATGGGGGCCATATCATATTATAATTTCTCGAATGCGATGGAGAAGAAATCAAGTCATTTCTATTGGATTTCCCTACTGGAGACAGATCGCAAATTAAAGTACGCTCTTAGTGAAATTACTGCCATCTCTAATGCAGCAATTACACAACCACTCGGTGCAATTCAACAATCTCTGAAGCAACTAGATATGATTATGACTTATGATCGTAAACAGGAAATCAACAATACGTTAATTAACCATCCTATGATCTCATCATTTAGCCTTTATAGTAATGATAGGTTAATCTATCATTATAATGAGCCTCTGTCTTTCGACAGTATGAAGAGAAAAGTATGGTATGAATCGATGCAGAAAGCTGAAGGACAACCTGTGTGGTTTGGACCTGGGGAGAACGGTACGTCAGAACAAGGAAATCCAGTTCTCATTCATTCGCGGGTAATTAAGGACTATTATTCTTTAGAGAATATAGGATCTCTCGTTATTTATGTTAAACCAGATATATTAGATCAAGTTTTTTGGGAGACAGCCACGCTGAAGAGCGGGGATATTTTGCTTGTGAATAAACAGGGAAACATTGTTTTTAACAAAGCAGGCGGTCAAATGGGTGAACATATAGAATTTCCCTTTTTAGCGAGTGGATACTCGAAGGAGAAGGGGTATTATATTGATGATTATCGGGATGAAAAGTCTCTAATCACGTTCTTACCATCCTATAATGAGGAATGGTATTTGGTTGCAATTACACCGATGAATCTGATTCGTTCTGAATCTGACTCTATTCGTAACGTTGCCATTATGTTAGGTCTATTTTCATTATTGTCAGCTTTTTGGTTTGATCAATTTTTCATAAGTAAACTAGTTCGAAGTATCATTAGTGCAGTTAATGGGATGAAACGGGTACAGCAAGGCGTATTTATACCCATTCTTTCGCATAAAAAAAGTGACGATGAAAGAGATTTATTGATCGATGGATTTAATCGAATGAGTACGCAAATTAATGAATTGATATTACAGGTGGAAACGGAGCAAGGTCGTAAGAAGGAAGCTGAATTACAGGCATTAGTGGCTCAAATCAATCCGCATTTTATATATAATTCATTAGAATCTATTAATTCTATGGCTATATTACAAGGTAACAAAGATATCAGTAAGATGGTTATTTCCTTGGGAAAATTACTAAGGATTAGTATAAATGAGAATCAGGAATTAATTCCGATACATATGGAGCTTGAGCATGTACGACATTATTTGAATATCCAGAAATTCCGCTTTGAGGATCAATTTGATTACAGCATTGATTTTCCTGAATCTATGAAATATTTCATGACGCAGAAATTGATCGTTCAGCCGATTGTCGAGAATGCATTATATCATGCAATTGAGCCTATGGAGAGCAAGGGGTATATTACGATTCAAGCTTATGAGTCAGAGAAGGATATACTGATCGATGTCATAGATAATGGACCTGGTTTTGATCAGTCTACATTGATGAACCTATGGAATACGGATTCCACAGGTCAGAAGAAGTACCGTAATAATGGTGTAGGGCTAAAGAATGTTCATGAACGCTTAGTTATTCGATTCGGTAGCCCTTATGGTATTCTGATTTGTTCTTCTCCTGGTTACGGATCAACTATTCGAATTCGTATTCCGAAGATTACTACCTAA
- a CDS encoding ABC transporter substrate-binding protein — protein sequence MRRFMNWGWIIVYTILLVVTVIFITVKEEDSPVDDTTTEKITLTFRHFWILEHDRHVLDIFEDVVQTYQLSHPNVKVNFDGMDQTVHREQKLKSEMVIGSPPDMFVLFGGAEIEPYIRANRLMDLTDFINDNHLKNQFKDLQLWTSNEKVYGLPIEGNAEPLYVNSTIFESLGLQIPRTLSELNEAIVVLKQNGYIPFALGNKERWPAGIFAHYLMDRFSNSDLINQLVQGEENIAFQNEDYLRAFNQLELWINDDVFGPSPNELSTEDAVHLFTHGKAAMYLNGNWDITLFNNDDAPKDFQNEVTVIPFPSLYAAEGTRSMAGGYTIGIGLSSNLSDAKKEAALELMQAFYTEEVQTRIVYEGLRIPSMWIRFDPEKTGPIFTQMIQLMEESSISFVPYDNLLSPEVKRSFLRVIEEMIDGKNTAKEALDQLDDASNQYWSLRRNTLSK from the coding sequence GTGAGGCGATTTATGAACTGGGGTTGGATCATTGTATATACGATTCTTCTGGTTGTAACGGTCATATTTATTACTGTTAAGGAAGAAGATTCTCCCGTCGATGACACAACCACGGAGAAGATTACATTAACCTTTCGTCATTTTTGGATTCTGGAGCATGATCGGCATGTACTAGATATTTTTGAAGATGTCGTACAGACCTATCAATTATCGCATCCAAACGTGAAGGTTAATTTTGATGGAATGGATCAAACGGTTCATCGAGAACAAAAATTGAAGAGTGAAATGGTCATAGGATCACCACCAGATATGTTTGTATTATTTGGCGGTGCTGAAATTGAACCCTATATTCGTGCCAATCGTTTGATGGATTTAACGGATTTCATAAATGATAATCATTTAAAAAATCAGTTTAAAGATCTTCAATTGTGGACATCGAATGAAAAGGTTTACGGATTACCTATTGAAGGGAATGCGGAGCCGCTATATGTAAATTCAACGATTTTTGAAAGTTTGGGACTTCAAATACCGCGTACCCTTTCAGAATTAAATGAAGCTATCGTAGTATTGAAGCAGAATGGTTATATCCCTTTTGCATTGGGGAATAAGGAACGGTGGCCAGCAGGGATTTTTGCACATTATCTAATGGATCGTTTCTCGAATTCAGATTTGATTAATCAGTTGGTGCAGGGCGAAGAGAATATTGCGTTTCAGAATGAGGACTACTTAAGGGCATTTAATCAATTGGAATTATGGATTAATGATGATGTGTTTGGACCCTCGCCTAATGAACTTTCAACGGAAGATGCTGTGCACCTTTTTACTCATGGTAAAGCGGCTATGTATTTGAATGGGAATTGGGATATTACATTGTTTAACAATGATGATGCCCCGAAGGACTTCCAGAATGAAGTGACTGTCATTCCATTCCCTTCGCTTTATGCTGCCGAAGGAACACGGTCGATGGCAGGGGGATATACCATTGGAATAGGACTATCTTCCAACTTATCTGATGCTAAGAAAGAAGCTGCATTGGAGTTAATGCAAGCTTTTTATACGGAAGAAGTTCAGACACGAATTGTTTATGAAGGTTTACGTATCCCTTCAATGTGGATCAGATTTGATCCTGAGAAGACAGGGCCGATCTTCACTCAAATGATCCAACTCATGGAGGAAAGCTCAATAAGCTTTGTTCCTTATGATAATTTGTTGTCTCCAGAGGTGAAAAGGTCATTTTTAAGAGTGATTGAAGAAATGATTGATGGTAAGAACACTGCAAAAGAGGCATTGGATCAGCTTGATGATGCTTCAAATCAATATTGGAGTCTAAGGAGAAATACGCTCAGTAAGTAA
- a CDS encoding response regulator: MVAISNKYKVILVDDEPLILRSLKAAIPWNELNLEVVGEARNGEGALHLIQETSPHMIISDIRMPGIDGISLMKEVSLNNPKLIFIIISGYGEFEYAREALRQGAFDYLLKPIDHDELTEMLKRAIQRLDSQIENEELIHSVQVLSLMARERMFAELIEGNQRSQQHLKWMESNELEHDYFMVVIQLDQYLLLNGHWTTGEKRLWLFAIRNILEDWIRLNKGLTIFPFHSGEWIILLPSMLNDNKVSLGEDIIRQIKKYSKLTCFVGISHSTKGIDQLSSSYQSATRALYQRFYAEHKGAFVDSDSTHDITQMKEVKYPKHIEISILECIRNLDLARMLSLFDQMKFYIEENSLTKDIAERMIIEMTVVLYRQFEYGNLLVDGSLGGLIQRIHEMTTLHEMIHAVKEAFEKRMRENRESQSKEDIQAIVEKAQNYIVNNYHKDLGIEELSELVGLSASHFCMIFKQISGFTFLEYLTKCRLEKAKYILKNTNVKVYQIAPLVGYQDPKYFTQVFKKAIGKTPTEYREETG, from the coding sequence ATGGTTGCAATCAGTAATAAATATAAGGTGATTTTGGTGGATGATGAGCCTCTAATCTTGCGTAGTCTAAAAGCAGCTATTCCTTGGAATGAGCTAAACCTTGAAGTGGTTGGAGAAGCGAGAAATGGAGAAGGAGCACTTCATTTAATTCAGGAGACTTCACCGCACATGATTATTAGTGATATTCGTATGCCAGGTATTGATGGGATATCTCTGATGAAAGAAGTATCATTGAACAATCCAAAGCTGATATTTATCATCATTAGTGGATACGGCGAATTTGAATATGCCCGTGAGGCACTTCGCCAAGGGGCATTTGATTATCTGTTAAAGCCCATTGATCATGATGAATTAACTGAGATGCTTAAGCGGGCTATTCAAAGATTGGATTCTCAAATTGAGAATGAGGAATTGATACACTCTGTTCAAGTTCTATCATTAATGGCCCGGGAGCGGATGTTTGCAGAACTGATTGAAGGCAATCAAAGATCGCAGCAGCATTTGAAATGGATGGAGAGTAATGAACTAGAACATGATTATTTCATGGTTGTTATTCAGCTTGATCAATATCTGTTATTAAATGGGCATTGGACGACAGGAGAGAAACGTTTATGGCTGTTTGCTATTCGAAATATTCTAGAGGATTGGATTCGATTGAATAAAGGGCTTACTATATTTCCTTTTCATAGTGGGGAATGGATTATTTTATTGCCAAGCATGTTGAATGATAATAAAGTATCACTCGGTGAAGATATTATTCGTCAAATAAAAAAATACTCTAAATTAACCTGTTTTGTTGGTATTAGTCATAGTACTAAGGGAATTGATCAATTAAGTTCGTCGTATCAGAGTGCAACAAGAGCATTATATCAACGTTTTTATGCTGAGCATAAGGGGGCTTTTGTTGATTCGGATTCTACCCATGATATAACTCAAATGAAAGAAGTTAAATATCCTAAGCATATAGAAATATCTATCCTAGAATGTATCCGAAATTTAGATTTAGCGCGAATGTTATCTCTATTTGACCAGATGAAGTTTTATATCGAAGAGAATTCATTAACTAAAGATATCGCTGAACGAATGATTATAGAAATGACAGTCGTTCTATATAGACAGTTTGAGTATGGTAACCTTTTAGTAGATGGATCTTTAGGTGGCTTAATTCAAAGAATTCATGAGATGACAACTCTTCATGAGATGATTCATGCCGTGAAAGAGGCCTTCGAGAAGAGAATGAGAGAGAATAGAGAAAGCCAGTCGAAAGAAGATATTCAGGCAATCGTAGAAAAAGCACAGAACTATATTGTAAATAACTATCACAAGGATTTGGGAATAGAGGAATTGTCAGAGTTGGTGGGTCTAAGTGCTAGCCATTTTTGTATGATATTTAAACAGATTTCTGGATTTACATTCTTAGAATATTTAACTAAATGTCGATTAGAGAAAGCTAAGTATATTCTGAAAAATACCAATGTGAAAGTCTATCAAATAGCACCACTTGTAGGCTATCAAGATCCTAAATATTTCACACAAGTATTTAAGAAAGCGATAGGGAAGACACCAACCGAATATCGTGAAGAGACGGGTTAA
- a CDS encoding ABC transporter substrate-binding protein, producing MKGRTPKTFAMLLLASALLVSACGNNGASNNTGETNEPAATNTEEKVDTSPVTFSFFGADASPNWNNMQDEVGKAITEKTGVTINAEFAVQGGGQDKIALMAASGDYPDMIFAKGDISKMVDAEAMIDLTDLIEEHAPNLKKVYGDYMDRLPYSSEDRSIYVLPSNAHVGQTYFDSSGGFEIQHEVLKELGYPEVKTLEDYENVLQTYYDKHPTIDGQPTIPLTLDADDWRIMITVTNPAFQSTGAPDDGEYYINPETFEAQLHYKRPEEKEYFRWLNHMYNIGLLDKNTFVQKSDEYKAKIASGRVLGLIDQEWGYADAENALKASGKPERSYAHFPVTLTSDIVDHGFQDTGFMAGWGIGITTSAEDPVRIIKFLDYLASDEGQILKNWGIEGKHYVIEDGKRVIPADVLDKKINDASNFTKTTGIGLYLTFSGHYGDGVLDPTGNYYTTNFPEQIVASYSEPEKESLKAYNATTWKDLWPSEDEMPVKPWGAAWDLAVEEGSEYSVTFQKTQDIIRKRIPEAILTTPEKFDAVYDGMIAELNKAGAEKMEAEYTELVKARVDLWSGK from the coding sequence ATGAAAGGGAGAACACCGAAAACGTTTGCGATGTTATTATTAGCTAGTGCGCTTCTTGTATCCGCTTGCGGAAACAATGGTGCTAGTAATAATACAGGAGAGACAAACGAACCAGCAGCAACAAATACAGAGGAAAAAGTCGATACAAGTCCTGTTACGTTTAGTTTTTTCGGGGCAGATGCTAGCCCTAACTGGAATAATATGCAAGATGAAGTTGGGAAAGCAATTACTGAAAAAACGGGTGTTACAATTAATGCTGAATTTGCCGTGCAAGGTGGCGGTCAAGATAAGATTGCTTTAATGGCTGCTAGTGGTGACTATCCGGATATGATTTTTGCTAAAGGCGATATTAGTAAGATGGTAGACGCTGAAGCAATGATTGATTTGACAGACTTAATTGAAGAGCATGCTCCAAACCTAAAGAAAGTATATGGTGATTACATGGATCGCCTACCTTATAGCAGTGAAGATAGAAGTATATATGTCCTTCCAAGTAATGCTCATGTAGGTCAGACTTATTTTGACTCTAGCGGAGGATTTGAAATTCAGCATGAAGTGCTAAAAGAACTAGGATACCCTGAAGTGAAAACTCTGGAAGATTACGAGAATGTATTACAGACATACTATGACAAACATCCAACGATTGATGGACAACCAACGATTCCATTAACATTAGATGCAGATGACTGGAGAATTATGATTACAGTTACAAACCCTGCATTTCAATCAACTGGGGCACCAGATGATGGTGAGTACTATATCAACCCTGAAACTTTCGAAGCTCAACTTCACTACAAACGTCCTGAAGAGAAAGAATATTTCCGTTGGTTGAACCATATGTATAACATTGGATTACTTGATAAGAACACATTCGTACAAAAGAGTGACGAATATAAAGCTAAAATCGCTAGTGGTCGAGTATTAGGTCTAATCGACCAAGAGTGGGGATATGCAGATGCAGAGAATGCTCTAAAAGCTTCAGGCAAACCTGAAAGATCATATGCTCACTTCCCTGTAACACTCACATCGGATATTGTAGACCATGGTTTCCAAGATACAGGGTTCATGGCTGGATGGGGTATAGGGATCACTACATCTGCTGAAGATCCAGTTCGTATTATTAAGTTCTTGGATTACTTAGCTTCTGATGAGGGTCAAATTCTTAAAAACTGGGGAATTGAAGGGAAACACTATGTAATCGAAGATGGCAAACGTGTTATTCCGGCAGATGTATTAGACAAGAAAATCAATGACGCTAGTAACTTCACTAAGACTACAGGTATTGGTTTGTATCTAACATTCTCTGGTCACTATGGTGATGGAGTACTAGATCCAACAGGTAATTACTATACAACTAACTTCCCTGAACAGATTGTAGCTAGCTACTCTGAACCAGAGAAGGAATCATTAAAAGCATATAATGCTACAACGTGGAAAGACCTATGGCCATCTGAAGATGAGATGCCTGTTAAACCTTGGGGGGCTGCTTGGGATTTAGCCGTTGAAGAAGGTTCAGAATATTCTGTAACATTCCAAAAGACTCAAGACATTATTCGTAAACGTATTCCTGAAGCGATTCTGACTACACCTGAGAAATTCGATGCAGTTTACGATGGTATGATTGCTGAATTGAATAAAGCTGGTGCAGAGAAGATGGAAGCTGAATATACAGAGTTAGTTAAAGCAAGAGTAGATCTTTGGTCTGGTAAATAA